In Meiothermus ruber DSM 1279, the following proteins share a genomic window:
- the iolB gene encoding 5-deoxy-glucuronate isomerase — protein MKYFHTIPQGSGLLPLADEACQLLAFAKLNLEAGQSYEGETGEREILLVALSGKAELEVGGRKFAPIGGRPSVFAGSPHSVYLPRGQRFRVRALTRFEAALPSAPSDLETEPYEIRPEQVNTGRWGTLNFTRQFREILVEPDGRPASRLIVGETITPSGNWSTYPPHKHETAQGSEVFHEEMYYFRISSPEGWGLTRHYSPERGYDQTYVVKDETLLSIPHGYHTYVSAPGYTGYYLWFLAGDGRRQGVRFDPDLAWVQKTVGMV, from the coding sequence ATGAAGTACTTTCACACCATCCCCCAAGGTTCGGGCCTCCTGCCCCTTGCCGACGAGGCCTGTCAACTGCTGGCCTTCGCCAAGCTCAACCTCGAGGCCGGCCAGAGCTATGAGGGCGAGACCGGCGAGCGCGAGATACTGCTGGTGGCGCTCTCCGGCAAAGCGGAGCTCGAGGTGGGCGGGCGAAAGTTTGCCCCGATCGGTGGCCGGCCCAGTGTGTTCGCGGGCAGCCCCCACAGCGTTTACTTACCTCGAGGCCAGCGCTTCCGGGTGCGCGCCCTTACCCGCTTCGAGGCCGCCCTGCCCTCCGCCCCCAGCGATCTGGAGACCGAGCCCTACGAAATCCGCCCCGAGCAGGTGAACACCGGCCGCTGGGGCACCCTGAACTTCACCCGCCAGTTCCGGGAAATCCTGGTTGAACCCGATGGGCGCCCGGCCAGCCGCCTGATCGTGGGCGAGACCATCACCCCCAGCGGCAACTGGAGCACCTACCCGCCCCACAAACACGAAACCGCCCAGGGGAGCGAGGTATTCCACGAAGAGATGTACTATTTCCGCATCTCCTCCCCGGAAGGCTGGGGGCTGACCCGCCACTACAGCCCCGAGCGCGGCTACGACCAGACCTATGTGGTGAAGGACGAGACCCTGCTCTCCATTCCGCATGGCTACCACACCTACGTGAGCGCCCCCGGCTACACCGGCTACTACCTGTGGTTCCTGGCCGGCGACGGGCGGCGGCAGGGGGTGCGCTTCGACCCCGACCTGGCCTGGGTACAGAAAACCGTGGGCATGGTGTGA
- a CDS encoding extracellular solute-binding protein: MKIGARVLCSLLLAAPGALAQANLTDLSVALYAANPEAPAPPANWEVYRLVREKLGINLRFTMLPTGADGDNRLGALAAANDLPDLFEVRSLALFDRLVQQGQLAPVNSLLPQMPKRTAERYSDARRNLLVTTNGQIYGLQEPVTLSRQYAIWVRKDWLDKLGLKAPTTLEEFFEVARAFTERDPDGNGRNDTFGFGGVIDFDTAGILPGLGLGNHFQWVYGAYGVAGTWNYNPKAFAANLRDPNFRRATEYIRRLVEAKVIDPDWATMRRADLRTRWQQGRYGMFFESVGGLQAGLQNFHANNPGAELLMLPPPKGPEGKSAMGTYSSAGWLYAVSKRAMDAGKGPAIARFLEWAHSGEGYFLLGWGRYKTDYTLPNNVPTINTQIPISVRGSYTQMRWLAFNGNPLEMRGRYPEINVGGRKYVMHQLMAQAQRQGNWIDRTGDLVVKAAANQADIERYVSENLVQFALGQRPISDASWGQFLSGLRNVRFEQYEEAAAKTLRESGYLK, translated from the coding sequence ATGAAGATTGGCGCTAGAGTCTTGTGTTCTTTGCTCCTGGCCGCTCCAGGCGCGCTGGCCCAGGCCAACCTGACCGACCTCAGCGTGGCCCTGTACGCGGCCAACCCCGAGGCCCCGGCCCCACCGGCCAACTGGGAGGTCTACCGCCTGGTGCGGGAGAAGCTGGGGATCAACCTCAGGTTCACCATGCTGCCCACCGGGGCCGATGGGGACAACCGCCTGGGCGCGCTGGCTGCCGCCAACGACCTACCCGACCTCTTCGAGGTGCGCAGCCTGGCCCTTTTCGACCGCCTGGTGCAGCAAGGCCAGCTCGCCCCGGTCAACAGCCTTCTGCCTCAGATGCCCAAACGCACCGCCGAGCGCTACAGCGATGCCAGGCGCAACCTGCTGGTCACCACCAATGGGCAGATCTACGGTTTGCAGGAGCCGGTAACCCTGAGCCGCCAGTACGCCATCTGGGTGCGTAAGGACTGGCTCGATAAGCTTGGACTTAAGGCGCCTACCACCCTGGAAGAATTTTTCGAAGTAGCCAGGGCCTTTACCGAGCGCGACCCGGACGGCAATGGCCGCAACGACACCTTTGGTTTCGGCGGGGTGATTGATTTTGATACGGCCGGTATCCTGCCGGGGCTGGGTTTGGGCAACCACTTTCAGTGGGTCTATGGGGCTTACGGGGTAGCGGGCACCTGGAACTACAACCCCAAAGCCTTCGCCGCCAATCTGCGCGACCCCAACTTCCGCCGGGCCACCGAGTACATCCGACGGCTGGTGGAGGCCAAGGTTATTGACCCCGACTGGGCCACCATGCGCCGGGCTGATCTGCGCACCCGCTGGCAGCAGGGCCGCTATGGGATGTTTTTTGAAAGCGTAGGCGGTTTGCAGGCGGGCTTGCAGAACTTCCACGCCAACAACCCCGGCGCGGAGCTGCTCATGCTCCCCCCACCCAAAGGCCCCGAGGGCAAAAGCGCCATGGGCACCTACTCCTCGGCTGGCTGGCTCTACGCGGTCTCCAAGCGGGCTATGGACGCGGGCAAAGGCCCGGCCATCGCGCGCTTCCTCGAGTGGGCCCACAGCGGCGAAGGGTACTTCCTGCTGGGCTGGGGGCGCTACAAGACCGACTACACCCTGCCCAACAATGTTCCCACCATCAACACCCAGATCCCCATCAGCGTGCGCGGGAGCTACACCCAGATGCGCTGGCTGGCCTTCAACGGCAACCCCCTGGAGATGCGCGGCCGCTACCCCGAGATCAATGTGGGTGGGCGTAAATATGTGATGCACCAGCTCATGGCCCAGGCCCAGCGGCAGGGCAACTGGATCGACCGCACCGGCGACCTGGTCGTGAAGGCCGCCGCCAACCAGGCCGACATCGAGCGCTACGTATCGGAAAACCTGGTGCAGTTTGCGCTGGGCCAGCGGCCCATCAGCGACGCAAGCTGGGGCCAGTTCCTGAGCGGCCTGCGCAATGTGCGTTTCGAGCAGTACGAGGAAGCAGCGGCCAAAACCCTCCGAGAAAGCGGATACCTCAAGTAA
- the kduD gene encoding 2-dehydro-3-deoxy-D-gluconate 5-dehydrogenase KduD has product MFSLEGRVALVTGGAVGIGQAIAIGLAQAGADVAIVTHTADAAQTRQAVQAAGRRFHLVQANLMQPESAARAIAETEAALGPLDILVNNAGIIRREWAEHFSDTDWQEVIELNLNAVWRLSQTAGQGMLKRGRGKIINIASLLSFQGGIRVPSYTAAKHAVAGLTKALANEWAARGLNVNAIAPGYIATDNTAALRADPERSRQILERIPAGRWGQPSDLVGAAIFLASSASDYVHGHVLVVDGGWMAR; this is encoded by the coding sequence ATGTTTTCGCTGGAAGGCCGGGTCGCGCTGGTCACTGGCGGGGCCGTGGGCATCGGCCAGGCCATCGCCATCGGGCTGGCCCAGGCCGGGGCCGATGTGGCGATCGTGACCCATACCGCCGATGCAGCGCAGACCCGGCAGGCCGTGCAGGCCGCTGGACGGCGCTTTCACCTGGTGCAGGCCAATCTGATGCAGCCGGAATCGGCGGCTCGAGCCATCGCCGAGACCGAGGCGGCCCTGGGGCCTCTGGATATCCTGGTCAACAACGCCGGCATCATCCGGCGGGAGTGGGCCGAACACTTTAGCGATACCGACTGGCAGGAGGTAATCGAGCTTAACCTGAACGCGGTCTGGCGCCTCTCTCAGACAGCGGGGCAAGGAATGCTGAAACGGGGCCGGGGCAAGATCATCAACATCGCCTCGCTGCTCTCGTTCCAGGGGGGTATCCGGGTGCCCTCTTATACCGCGGCCAAGCACGCGGTGGCCGGGCTCACCAAAGCCCTGGCCAACGAGTGGGCCGCCAGAGGGCTCAACGTTAATGCCATCGCCCCCGGCTACATCGCCACCGACAACACCGCAGCCCTGCGGGCCGACCCCGAGCGCTCGAGGCAGATCCTCGAGCGCATCCCCGCCGGGCGCTGGGGCCAGCCGTCCGACCTGGTAGGCGCGGCCATTTTTCTAGCCTCGTCCGCCTCCGACTACGTCCACGGGCATGTCCTGGTGGTGGATGGGGGCTGGATGGCCCGGTAG